DNA from Leptospira harrisiae:
CATACCCAAAGTTTTACAAAACTTTCTAATTGTTGGCAGGTTTCTAACAATGAAAAAGGTACAAATTCCAACCGTTGTGTGGTTTTACGAAAAGTTTTATAAGTCTAATCATTGTATGAAACAATTTCGATTTTTGGTTTCCTTTTCTTTTTTAGTCGCTATGTTATTTGTTGGCCGTAATGGCTTTGTAGGACTTAGTGCAGATCCGATCGATTCCCACCCGATTGAAGTTTCAATCAAACAAAAATCGGTTGGGAAGTATGAATTGGAATTGTTTTTACCAAAAGACTATGGATTTCAGATGGAAGCACCTCACCGAATCTTTTTGTCAGGTGCTGACGGTCTTAAGGTTTTAAATGCCGATTTAAAGCTTAAAGGTCCAGTACATCCCAAAAAACCAGAATACTTTGAATACCTCAAACCCTTAACCTTCCAAGTGGAAGGAAATGGGAAATTACAATTAGATGCAAAATTATTTTACTGTAACTTTGTAAAAAACATTTGTATCCCAGCTAAGGTAAACAAAACATTTTCCATCTAATCAAATTTAGTTGGTCATTTATTATTCTAAATCTTTGGTAACAAGACGTTTCAAGTTGGTTTTTTGAATTTGGTATAAGAAAAAATACCTTCCGCCAACCGAAACGTTTTTATCCAAAATTTTTCCTTCTTTTGAAATTTCGCGCAGTTCTTTTCTTCCCTTATCAGTAAGATTGGGGATTGTATAAGTTTTTAATAAGTTCAGAGACTTTTGTTCAGCAATTGTTTTTGCTTCTTCAATTCGCTCTGATTCGGTGGGAAGAACACTGGATACCGCAACTTGGAATAAGGATTCAGAAAGGAATCCTTCCTTT
Protein-coding regions in this window:
- a CDS encoding lipoprotein, translated to MSKTLSRMILSFAILVFVWNCKSKETKEVPQTKDTENEVILEFTKAKEGFLSESLFQVAVSSVLPTESERIEEAKTIAEQKSLNLLKTYTIPNLTDKGRKELREISKEGKILDKNVSVGGRYFFLYQIQKTNLKRLVTKDLE
- the mpl17 gene encoding cell surface protein MPL17, producing the protein MKQFRFLVSFSFLVAMLFVGRNGFVGLSADPIDSHPIEVSIKQKSVGKYELELFLPKDYGFQMEAPHRIFLSGADGLKVLNADLKLKGPVHPKKPEYFEYLKPLTFQVEGNGKLQLDAKLFYCNFVKNICIPAKVNKTFSI